Proteins encoded by one window of Papio anubis isolate 15944 chromosome 7, Panubis1.0, whole genome shotgun sequence:
- the SEMA6D gene encoding semaphorin-6D isoform X1 yields the protein MRVFLLCAYILLLMVSQLRAVSFPEDDEPLNTVDYHYSRQYPVFRGRPSGNESQHRLDFQLMLKIRDTLYIAGRDQVYTVNLNEMPKTEVIPSKKLTWRSRQQDRENCAMKGKHKDECHNFIKVFVPRNDEMVFVCGTNAFNPMCRYYRLSTLEYDGEEISGLARCPFDARQTNVALFADGKLYSATVADFLASDAVIYRSMGDGSALRTIKYDSKWIKEPHFLHAIEYGNYVYFFFREIAVEHNNLGKAVYSRVARICKNDMGGSQRVLEKHWTSFLKARLNCSVPGDSFFYFDVLQSITDIIQINGIPTVVGVFTTQLNSIPGSAVCAFSMDDIEKVFKGRFKEQKTPDSVWTAVPEDKVPKPRPGCCAKHGLAEAYKTSIDFPDETLSFIKSHPLMDSAVPPIADEPWFTKTRVRYRLTAIAVDHSAGPYQNYTVIFVGSEAGVVLKVLAKTSPFSLNDSVLLEEIEAYNHAKCSAENEEDKKVISLQLDKDHHALYVAFSSCVVRIPLSRCERYGSCKKSCIASRDPYCGWLSQGSCGRVTPGMLLLTEDFFAFHNHSAEGYEQDTEFGNTAHLGDCHESLPTSATPDYKIFGGPTSDMEVSSSSVTTMASIPEITPKVIDTWRPKLTSSRKFVVQDDPNTSDFTDPLSGIPKGVRWEVQSGESNQMVHMNVLITCVFAAFVLGAFIAGVAVYCYRDMFVRKNRKIHKDAESAQSCTDSSGSFAKLNGLFDSPVKEYQQNIDSPKLYSNLLTSRKELPPNGDTKSMVMDHRGQPPELAALPTPESTPVLHQKTLQAMKSHSEKAHGHGASRKETPQFFPSSPPPHSPLSHGHIPSAIVLPNATHDYNTSFSNSNAHKAEKKLQNIDHPLTKSSSKREHRRSVDSRNTLNDLLKHLNDPNSNPKAIMGDIQMAHQNLMLDPVGSMSEVPPKVPNREASLYSPPSTLPRNSPTKRVDVPTTPGVPMTSLERQRGYHKNSSQRHSISAMPKNLNSPNGVLLSRQPSMNRGGYMPTPTGAKVDYIQGTPVSVHLQPSLSRQSSYTSNGTLPRTGLKRTPSLKPDVPPKPSFVPQTPSVRPLNKYTY from the exons ATGAGGGTCTTCCTGCTTTGTGCCTACATACTGCTGCTGATGGTTTCCCAGTTGAGGGCAGTCAGCTTTCCTGAAGATGATGAACCCCTTAATACTGTCGATTATCACT ATTCAAGGCAATATCCGGTTTTTAGAGGACGCCCTTCAGGCAATGAATCGCAGCACAGGCTGGACTTTCAGCTGATGTTGAAAATTCGAGACACACTTTATATTGCTGGCAG GGATCAAGTTTATACAGTAAACTTAAATGAAATGCCCAAAACAGAGGTAATACCAAGCAAG AAACTGACATGGCGATCAAGACAACAGGATCGAGAAAACTGTGCTATGAAAGGCAAGCATAAA GATGAATGCCACAACTTTATCAAAGTATTTGTTCCAAGAAACGATGAGATGGTTTTTGTTTGTGGTACCAATGCATTCAATCCCATGTGTAGATACTACAGG ttgaGTACCTTAGAATATGATGGGGAAGAAATTAGTGGCCTGGCAAGATGCCCATTTGATGCCAGACAAACCAATGTTGCCCTCTTTGCTG ATGGGAAGCTGTATTCTGCCACAGTGGCTGACTTCTTGGCCAGTGATGCCGTTATTTATCGAAGCATGGGTGATGGATCTGCCCTCCGCACAATAAAATATGATTCCAAATGGATAAAAG agcCACACTTTCTTCATGCCATAGAATACGGAAACtatgtctatttcttctttcgaGAAATTGCTGTCGAACATAATAATTTAGGCAAG GCTGTGTATTCCCGCGTGGCCCGCATCTGTAAAAACGACATGGGTGGCTCCCAGCGGGTCCTGGAGAAACACTGGACTTCATTTTTGAAGGCTCGGCTGAACTGTTCTGTCCCTGGAGATTCGTTTTTCTACTTTGATGTTCTGCAGTCTATTACAGACATAATACAAATCAATGGCATCCCCACTGTGGTCGGGGTGTTTACCACACAGCTCAACAG caTCCCTGGTTCCGCTGTCTGTGCCTTTAGCATGGATGACATTGAAAAAGTATTCAAAGGACGGTTTAAGGAACAGAAAACTCCAGATTCTGTTTGGACAGCAGTTCCCGAAGACAAAGTCCCAAAGCCAAG GCCTGGCTGTTGTGCAAAACACGGCCTCGCTGAAGCTTATAAAACCTCCATCGATTTCCCGGATGAAACCCTGTCATTCATCAAATCTCATCCTCTGATGGACTCTGCTGTTCCACCCATTGCCGATGAGCCCTGGTTCACAAAGACTCGGGTCAG GTACAGACTGACAGCCATCGCAGTGGACCATTCTGCCGGACCCTACCAGAACTACACAGTCATCTTTGTTGGCTCTGAAGCTGGCGTGGTACTTAAAGTTCTGGCAAAGACCAGTCCTTTCTCTTTGAACGACAGCGTGTTACTGGAAGAGATTGAAGCCTACAACCATGCAAA GTGCAGTGCTGAGAATGAGGAAGACAAAAAGGTCATCTCATTACAGTTGGATAAAGATCACCACGCTTTATATGTGGCATTCTCTAGCTGCGTTGTCCGCATCCCCCTCAGTCGCTGTGAGCGTTATGGATCATGTAAAAA GTCTTGTATTGCATCTCGTGACCCGTATTGTGGCTGGTTAAGCCAGGGATCCTGTGGTAGAGTGACCCCAGGGATGCT GCTGTTAACCGAAGACTTCTTTGCTTTCCATAACCACAGTGCTGAAGGATATGAGCAAGACACAGAATTCGGCAACACAGCTCATCTAGGGGACTGCCATG AAAGTTTGCCTACTTCAGCTACACCAGATTACAAAATATTTGGCGGTCCAACATCtg ACATGGAGGTATCTTCATCTTCTGTTACCACAATGGCAAGTATCCCAGAAATCACACCTAAAGTGATTGATACCTGGAGACCTAAACTGACAAGCTCTCGGAAATTTGTAGTTCAAGATGATCCAAACACTTCTGATTTTACTGATCCTTTATCGGGTATCCCAAAGG GTGTACGATGGGAAGTGCAGTCTGGAGAGTCCAACCAGATGGTCCACATGAATGTCCTCATCACCTGTGTCTTTGCTGCTTTTGTTTTGGGGGCATTCATTGCAGGTGTGGCAGTATACTGCTATCGAGACATGTTTGTTCGGAAAAACAGAAAGATCCATAAAGATGCAGAGTCCGCCCAGTCATGCACAGACTCCAGTGGAAGTTTTGCCAAACTGAATGGTCTCTTTGACAGCCCTGTCAAGGAATACCAACAGAATATCGATTCTCCTAAACTGTATAGTAACCTGCTGACCAGTCGGAAAGAGCTCCCACCCAATGGAGATACTAAATCCATGGTAATGGACCATCGAGGGCAACCTCCAGAGCTGGCTGCTCTTCCCACTCCTGAGTCTACACCCGTGCTTCACCAGAAGACCCTGCAGGCCATGAAGAGCCACTCAGAAAAGGCCCATGGCCATGGGGCTTCAAGGAAAGAAACCCCTCAGTTTTTTCCCTCTAGTCCGCCGCCTCATTCCCCATTAAGTCATGGGCATATCCCCAGCGCCATTGTTCTTCCAAATGCTACCCATGACTACAACACGTCTTTCTCAAACTCCAACGCTCACAAAGCTGAAAAGAAGCTTCAAAACATTGATCACCCTCTTACAAAGTCATCCAGTAAGAGAGAGCACCGGCGTTCTGTCGATTCCAGAAATACCCTCAATGACCTCCTGAAGCATCTGAATGACCCAAATAGTAACCCCAAAGCCATCATGGGAGACATCCAAATGGCACACCAGAACTTAATGCTGGATCCCGTGGGATCGATGTCTGAGGTCCCACCTAAAGTCCCTAACCGGGAGGCATCGCTATACTCCCCTCCTTCAACTCTCCCCAGAAATAGCCCAACCAAGCGAGTGGATGTCCCCACCACTCCTGGAGTCCCAATGACTTCTCTGGAAAGACAAAGGGGTTATCACAAAAATTCCTCCCAGAGGCACTCTATATCTGCTATGCCTAAAAACTTAAACTCACCAAATGGCGTTTTGTTATCCAGACAGCCTAGTATGAACCGTGGAGGATATATGCCCACCCCCACTGGGGCGAAGGTGGACTATATTCAGGGGACACCAGTGAGTGTTCATCTGCAGCCTTCCCTCTCCAGACAGAGCAGCTACACCAGTAATGGCACTCTTCCTAGGACGGGACTAAAGAGGACGCCGTCCTTAAAACCTGACGTGCCACCAAAGCCTTCCTTTGTTCCTCAAACCCCATCTGTCAGACCACTGAACAAATACACATACTAG
- the SEMA6D gene encoding semaphorin-6D isoform X3, whose protein sequence is MRVFLLCAYILLLMVSQLRAVSFPEDDEPLNTVDYHYSRQYPVFRGRPSGNESQHRLDFQLMLKIRDTLYIAGRDQVYTVNLNEMPKTEVIPSKKLTWRSRQQDRENCAMKGKHKDECHNFIKVFVPRNDEMVFVCGTNAFNPMCRYYRLSTLEYDGEEISGLARCPFDARQTNVALFADGKLYSATVADFLASDAVIYRSMGDGSALRTIKYDSKWIKEPHFLHAIEYGNYVYFFFREIAVEHNNLGKAVYSRVARICKNDMGGSQRVLEKHWTSFLKARLNCSVPGDSFFYFDVLQSITDIIQINGIPTVVGVFTTQLNSIPGSAVCAFSMDDIEKVFKGRFKEQKTPDSVWTAVPEDKVPKPRPGCCAKHGLAEAYKTSIDFPDETLSFIKSHPLMDSAVPPIADEPWFTKTRVRYRLTAIAVDHSAGPYQNYTVIFVGSEAGVVLKVLAKTSPFSLNDSVLLEEIEAYNHAKCSAENEEDKKVISLQLDKDHHALYVAFSSCVVRIPLSRCERYGSCKKSCIASRDPYCGWLSQGSCGRVTPGMLLLTEDFFAFHNHSAEGYEQDTEFGNTAHLGDCHDMEVSSSSVTTMASIPEITPKVIDTWRPKLTSSRKFVVQDDPNTSDFTDPLSGIPKGVRWEVQSGESNQMVHMNVLITCVFAAFVLGAFIAGVAVYCYRDMFVRKNRKIHKDAESAQSCTDSSGSFAKLNGLFDSPVKEYQQNIDSPKLYSNLLTSRKELPPNGDTKSMVMDHRGQPPELAALPTPESTPVLHQKTLQAMKSHSEKAHGHGASRKETPQFFPSSPPPHSPLSHGHIPSAIVLPNATHDYNTSFSNSNAHKAEKKLQNIDHPLTKSSSKREHRRSVDSRNTLNDLLKHLNDPNSNPKAIMGDIQMAHQNLMLDPVGSMSEVPPKVPNREASLYSPPSTLPRNSPTKRVDVPTTPGVPMTSLERQRGYHKNSSQRHSISAMPKNLNSPNGVLLSRQPSMNRGGYMPTPTGAKVDYIQGTPVSVHLQPSLSRQSSYTSNGTLPRTGLKRTPSLKPDVPPKPSFVPQTPSVRPLNKYTY, encoded by the exons ATGAGGGTCTTCCTGCTTTGTGCCTACATACTGCTGCTGATGGTTTCCCAGTTGAGGGCAGTCAGCTTTCCTGAAGATGATGAACCCCTTAATACTGTCGATTATCACT ATTCAAGGCAATATCCGGTTTTTAGAGGACGCCCTTCAGGCAATGAATCGCAGCACAGGCTGGACTTTCAGCTGATGTTGAAAATTCGAGACACACTTTATATTGCTGGCAG GGATCAAGTTTATACAGTAAACTTAAATGAAATGCCCAAAACAGAGGTAATACCAAGCAAG AAACTGACATGGCGATCAAGACAACAGGATCGAGAAAACTGTGCTATGAAAGGCAAGCATAAA GATGAATGCCACAACTTTATCAAAGTATTTGTTCCAAGAAACGATGAGATGGTTTTTGTTTGTGGTACCAATGCATTCAATCCCATGTGTAGATACTACAGG ttgaGTACCTTAGAATATGATGGGGAAGAAATTAGTGGCCTGGCAAGATGCCCATTTGATGCCAGACAAACCAATGTTGCCCTCTTTGCTG ATGGGAAGCTGTATTCTGCCACAGTGGCTGACTTCTTGGCCAGTGATGCCGTTATTTATCGAAGCATGGGTGATGGATCTGCCCTCCGCACAATAAAATATGATTCCAAATGGATAAAAG agcCACACTTTCTTCATGCCATAGAATACGGAAACtatgtctatttcttctttcgaGAAATTGCTGTCGAACATAATAATTTAGGCAAG GCTGTGTATTCCCGCGTGGCCCGCATCTGTAAAAACGACATGGGTGGCTCCCAGCGGGTCCTGGAGAAACACTGGACTTCATTTTTGAAGGCTCGGCTGAACTGTTCTGTCCCTGGAGATTCGTTTTTCTACTTTGATGTTCTGCAGTCTATTACAGACATAATACAAATCAATGGCATCCCCACTGTGGTCGGGGTGTTTACCACACAGCTCAACAG caTCCCTGGTTCCGCTGTCTGTGCCTTTAGCATGGATGACATTGAAAAAGTATTCAAAGGACGGTTTAAGGAACAGAAAACTCCAGATTCTGTTTGGACAGCAGTTCCCGAAGACAAAGTCCCAAAGCCAAG GCCTGGCTGTTGTGCAAAACACGGCCTCGCTGAAGCTTATAAAACCTCCATCGATTTCCCGGATGAAACCCTGTCATTCATCAAATCTCATCCTCTGATGGACTCTGCTGTTCCACCCATTGCCGATGAGCCCTGGTTCACAAAGACTCGGGTCAG GTACAGACTGACAGCCATCGCAGTGGACCATTCTGCCGGACCCTACCAGAACTACACAGTCATCTTTGTTGGCTCTGAAGCTGGCGTGGTACTTAAAGTTCTGGCAAAGACCAGTCCTTTCTCTTTGAACGACAGCGTGTTACTGGAAGAGATTGAAGCCTACAACCATGCAAA GTGCAGTGCTGAGAATGAGGAAGACAAAAAGGTCATCTCATTACAGTTGGATAAAGATCACCACGCTTTATATGTGGCATTCTCTAGCTGCGTTGTCCGCATCCCCCTCAGTCGCTGTGAGCGTTATGGATCATGTAAAAA GTCTTGTATTGCATCTCGTGACCCGTATTGTGGCTGGTTAAGCCAGGGATCCTGTGGTAGAGTGACCCCAGGGATGCT GCTGTTAACCGAAGACTTCTTTGCTTTCCATAACCACAGTGCTGAAGGATATGAGCAAGACACAGAATTCGGCAACACAGCTCATCTAGGGGACTGCCATG ACATGGAGGTATCTTCATCTTCTGTTACCACAATGGCAAGTATCCCAGAAATCACACCTAAAGTGATTGATACCTGGAGACCTAAACTGACAAGCTCTCGGAAATTTGTAGTTCAAGATGATCCAAACACTTCTGATTTTACTGATCCTTTATCGGGTATCCCAAAGG GTGTACGATGGGAAGTGCAGTCTGGAGAGTCCAACCAGATGGTCCACATGAATGTCCTCATCACCTGTGTCTTTGCTGCTTTTGTTTTGGGGGCATTCATTGCAGGTGTGGCAGTATACTGCTATCGAGACATGTTTGTTCGGAAAAACAGAAAGATCCATAAAGATGCAGAGTCCGCCCAGTCATGCACAGACTCCAGTGGAAGTTTTGCCAAACTGAATGGTCTCTTTGACAGCCCTGTCAAGGAATACCAACAGAATATCGATTCTCCTAAACTGTATAGTAACCTGCTGACCAGTCGGAAAGAGCTCCCACCCAATGGAGATACTAAATCCATGGTAATGGACCATCGAGGGCAACCTCCAGAGCTGGCTGCTCTTCCCACTCCTGAGTCTACACCCGTGCTTCACCAGAAGACCCTGCAGGCCATGAAGAGCCACTCAGAAAAGGCCCATGGCCATGGGGCTTCAAGGAAAGAAACCCCTCAGTTTTTTCCCTCTAGTCCGCCGCCTCATTCCCCATTAAGTCATGGGCATATCCCCAGCGCCATTGTTCTTCCAAATGCTACCCATGACTACAACACGTCTTTCTCAAACTCCAACGCTCACAAAGCTGAAAAGAAGCTTCAAAACATTGATCACCCTCTTACAAAGTCATCCAGTAAGAGAGAGCACCGGCGTTCTGTCGATTCCAGAAATACCCTCAATGACCTCCTGAAGCATCTGAATGACCCAAATAGTAACCCCAAAGCCATCATGGGAGACATCCAAATGGCACACCAGAACTTAATGCTGGATCCCGTGGGATCGATGTCTGAGGTCCCACCTAAAGTCCCTAACCGGGAGGCATCGCTATACTCCCCTCCTTCAACTCTCCCCAGAAATAGCCCAACCAAGCGAGTGGATGTCCCCACCACTCCTGGAGTCCCAATGACTTCTCTGGAAAGACAAAGGGGTTATCACAAAAATTCCTCCCAGAGGCACTCTATATCTGCTATGCCTAAAAACTTAAACTCACCAAATGGCGTTTTGTTATCCAGACAGCCTAGTATGAACCGTGGAGGATATATGCCCACCCCCACTGGGGCGAAGGTGGACTATATTCAGGGGACACCAGTGAGTGTTCATCTGCAGCCTTCCCTCTCCAGACAGAGCAGCTACACCAGTAATGGCACTCTTCCTAGGACGGGACTAAAGAGGACGCCGTCCTTAAAACCTGACGTGCCACCAAAGCCTTCCTTTGTTCCTCAAACCCCATCTGTCAGACCACTGAACAAATACACATACTAG
- the SEMA6D gene encoding semaphorin-6D isoform X6 — translation MRVFLLCAYILLLMVSQLRAVSFPEDDEPLNTVDYHYSRQYPVFRGRPSGNESQHRLDFQLMLKIRDTLYIAGRDQVYTVNLNEMPKTEVIPSKKLTWRSRQQDRENCAMKGKHKDECHNFIKVFVPRNDEMVFVCGTNAFNPMCRYYRLSTLEYDGEEISGLARCPFDARQTNVALFADGKLYSATVADFLASDAVIYRSMGDGSALRTIKYDSKWIKEPHFLHAIEYGNYVYFFFREIAVEHNNLGKAVYSRVARICKNDMGGSQRVLEKHWTSFLKARLNCSVPGDSFFYFDVLQSITDIIQINGIPTVVGVFTTQLNSIPGSAVCAFSMDDIEKVFKGRFKEQKTPDSVWTAVPEDKVPKPRPGCCAKHGLAEAYKTSIDFPDETLSFIKSHPLMDSAVPPIADEPWFTKTRVRYRLTAIAVDHSAGPYQNYTVIFVGSEAGVVLKVLAKTSPFSLNDSVLLEEIEAYNHAKCSAENEEDKKVISLQLDKDHHALYVAFSSCVVRIPLSRCERYGSCKKSCIASRDPYCGWLSQGSCGRVTPGMLAEGYEQDTEFGNTAHLGDCHESLPTSATPDYKIFGGPTSGVRWEVQSGESNQMVHMNVLITCVFAAFVLGAFIAGVAVYCYRDMFVRKNRKIHKDAESAQSCTDSSGSFAKLNGLFDSPVKEYQQNIDSPKLYSNLLTSRKELPPNGDTKSMVMDHRGQPPELAALPTPESTPVLHQKTLQAMKSHSEKAHGHGASRKETPQFFPSSPPPHSPLSHGHIPSAIVLPNATHDYNTSFSNSNAHKAEKKLQNIDHPLTKSSSKREHRRSVDSRNTLNDLLKHLNDPNSNPKAIMGDIQMAHQNLMLDPVGSMSEVPPKVPNREASLYSPPSTLPRNSPTKRVDVPTTPGVPMTSLERQRGYHKNSSQRHSISAMPKNLNSPNGVLLSRQPSMNRGGYMPTPTGAKVDYIQGTPVSVHLQPSLSRQSSYTSNGTLPRTGLKRTPSLKPDVPPKPSFVPQTPSVRPLNKYTY, via the exons ATGAGGGTCTTCCTGCTTTGTGCCTACATACTGCTGCTGATGGTTTCCCAGTTGAGGGCAGTCAGCTTTCCTGAAGATGATGAACCCCTTAATACTGTCGATTATCACT ATTCAAGGCAATATCCGGTTTTTAGAGGACGCCCTTCAGGCAATGAATCGCAGCACAGGCTGGACTTTCAGCTGATGTTGAAAATTCGAGACACACTTTATATTGCTGGCAG GGATCAAGTTTATACAGTAAACTTAAATGAAATGCCCAAAACAGAGGTAATACCAAGCAAG AAACTGACATGGCGATCAAGACAACAGGATCGAGAAAACTGTGCTATGAAAGGCAAGCATAAA GATGAATGCCACAACTTTATCAAAGTATTTGTTCCAAGAAACGATGAGATGGTTTTTGTTTGTGGTACCAATGCATTCAATCCCATGTGTAGATACTACAGG ttgaGTACCTTAGAATATGATGGGGAAGAAATTAGTGGCCTGGCAAGATGCCCATTTGATGCCAGACAAACCAATGTTGCCCTCTTTGCTG ATGGGAAGCTGTATTCTGCCACAGTGGCTGACTTCTTGGCCAGTGATGCCGTTATTTATCGAAGCATGGGTGATGGATCTGCCCTCCGCACAATAAAATATGATTCCAAATGGATAAAAG agcCACACTTTCTTCATGCCATAGAATACGGAAACtatgtctatttcttctttcgaGAAATTGCTGTCGAACATAATAATTTAGGCAAG GCTGTGTATTCCCGCGTGGCCCGCATCTGTAAAAACGACATGGGTGGCTCCCAGCGGGTCCTGGAGAAACACTGGACTTCATTTTTGAAGGCTCGGCTGAACTGTTCTGTCCCTGGAGATTCGTTTTTCTACTTTGATGTTCTGCAGTCTATTACAGACATAATACAAATCAATGGCATCCCCACTGTGGTCGGGGTGTTTACCACACAGCTCAACAG caTCCCTGGTTCCGCTGTCTGTGCCTTTAGCATGGATGACATTGAAAAAGTATTCAAAGGACGGTTTAAGGAACAGAAAACTCCAGATTCTGTTTGGACAGCAGTTCCCGAAGACAAAGTCCCAAAGCCAAG GCCTGGCTGTTGTGCAAAACACGGCCTCGCTGAAGCTTATAAAACCTCCATCGATTTCCCGGATGAAACCCTGTCATTCATCAAATCTCATCCTCTGATGGACTCTGCTGTTCCACCCATTGCCGATGAGCCCTGGTTCACAAAGACTCGGGTCAG GTACAGACTGACAGCCATCGCAGTGGACCATTCTGCCGGACCCTACCAGAACTACACAGTCATCTTTGTTGGCTCTGAAGCTGGCGTGGTACTTAAAGTTCTGGCAAAGACCAGTCCTTTCTCTTTGAACGACAGCGTGTTACTGGAAGAGATTGAAGCCTACAACCATGCAAA GTGCAGTGCTGAGAATGAGGAAGACAAAAAGGTCATCTCATTACAGTTGGATAAAGATCACCACGCTTTATATGTGGCATTCTCTAGCTGCGTTGTCCGCATCCCCCTCAGTCGCTGTGAGCGTTATGGATCATGTAAAAA GTCTTGTATTGCATCTCGTGACCCGTATTGTGGCTGGTTAAGCCAGGGATCCTGTGGTAGAGTGACCCCAGGGATGCT TGCTGAAGGATATGAGCAAGACACAGAATTCGGCAACACAGCTCATCTAGGGGACTGCCATG AAAGTTTGCCTACTTCAGCTACACCAGATTACAAAATATTTGGCGGTCCAACATCtg GTGTACGATGGGAAGTGCAGTCTGGAGAGTCCAACCAGATGGTCCACATGAATGTCCTCATCACCTGTGTCTTTGCTGCTTTTGTTTTGGGGGCATTCATTGCAGGTGTGGCAGTATACTGCTATCGAGACATGTTTGTTCGGAAAAACAGAAAGATCCATAAAGATGCAGAGTCCGCCCAGTCATGCACAGACTCCAGTGGAAGTTTTGCCAAACTGAATGGTCTCTTTGACAGCCCTGTCAAGGAATACCAACAGAATATCGATTCTCCTAAACTGTATAGTAACCTGCTGACCAGTCGGAAAGAGCTCCCACCCAATGGAGATACTAAATCCATGGTAATGGACCATCGAGGGCAACCTCCAGAGCTGGCTGCTCTTCCCACTCCTGAGTCTACACCCGTGCTTCACCAGAAGACCCTGCAGGCCATGAAGAGCCACTCAGAAAAGGCCCATGGCCATGGGGCTTCAAGGAAAGAAACCCCTCAGTTTTTTCCCTCTAGTCCGCCGCCTCATTCCCCATTAAGTCATGGGCATATCCCCAGCGCCATTGTTCTTCCAAATGCTACCCATGACTACAACACGTCTTTCTCAAACTCCAACGCTCACAAAGCTGAAAAGAAGCTTCAAAACATTGATCACCCTCTTACAAAGTCATCCAGTAAGAGAGAGCACCGGCGTTCTGTCGATTCCAGAAATACCCTCAATGACCTCCTGAAGCATCTGAATGACCCAAATAGTAACCCCAAAGCCATCATGGGAGACATCCAAATGGCACACCAGAACTTAATGCTGGATCCCGTGGGATCGATGTCTGAGGTCCCACCTAAAGTCCCTAACCGGGAGGCATCGCTATACTCCCCTCCTTCAACTCTCCCCAGAAATAGCCCAACCAAGCGAGTGGATGTCCCCACCACTCCTGGAGTCCCAATGACTTCTCTGGAAAGACAAAGGGGTTATCACAAAAATTCCTCCCAGAGGCACTCTATATCTGCTATGCCTAAAAACTTAAACTCACCAAATGGCGTTTTGTTATCCAGACAGCCTAGTATGAACCGTGGAGGATATATGCCCACCCCCACTGGGGCGAAGGTGGACTATATTCAGGGGACACCAGTGAGTGTTCATCTGCAGCCTTCCCTCTCCAGACAGAGCAGCTACACCAGTAATGGCACTCTTCCTAGGACGGGACTAAAGAGGACGCCGTCCTTAAAACCTGACGTGCCACCAAAGCCTTCCTTTGTTCCTCAAACCCCATCTGTCAGACCACTGAACAAATACACATACTAG